Proteins encoded within one genomic window of Aquarana catesbeiana isolate 2022-GZ linkage group LG03, ASM4218655v1, whole genome shotgun sequence:
- the LOC141132043 gene encoding protein transport protein Sec61 subunit beta: protein MPGPAASSTNVGASSRSPSKAVSPRAAGSTVRQRKTTSSGARSAGRTTSAGTGGMWRFYTEDSPGLKVGPVPVLVMSLLFIASVFMLHIWGKYTRS, encoded by the coding sequence ATGCCTGGCCCTGCAGCAAGTTCCACCAATGTTGGTGCCTCTAGTCGATCACCAAGTAAAGCAGTTTCCCCAAGAGCAGCAGGATCTACTGTGAGACAAAGAAAAACTACAAGCAGTGGTGCAAGAAGTGCTGGACGGACCACATCTGCTGGCACAGGAGGCATGTGGCGATTCTATACAGAGGACTCTCCAGGTCTTAAAGTAGGGCCTGTTCCAGTACTGGTGATGAGTCTACTTTTTATTGCTTCTGTGTTCATGCTTCACATCTGGGGTAAATACACACGTTCTTAA